Part of the Pseudomonas sp. ADAK13 genome is shown below.
AGTCCCCACAAACGTTCGGCTTGCTCGGGGTCGACGGCCCAGGCCCGTACTCCGTTACGCCGGGAGTCATCCTGCGACGGCGCAGCCACATCGCAATCTTCGCAGTAGACTCCGCCCAGGCCCTCTAGTTGCGGGCTGACGGCGCACCATACCGACGTTGCGGCGCCTTGCTCGGGGCTCTTGTAGTGACTGGCGCGACGGATATTGCCTTGGTCATCCAGGGCACCGACGAACGCCAGGTCGTCCTTGTTCAAATAGCGGATCAAGTCAGTGAGAATTTCCCCAGGATGCACGGAGAATGCGCGCACACCATCAGCTATACCACGTCGGTCGAGCGCTACCGCGAACAGCGCGTTGGCGGTTTTTGATTGGCCATAGGCGAGCCACTTGTCATAGGGGCGGCGCTCAAATTGCGGGTCATCGAAGTGCACAGGGCTGAGCCGATGGCCGAGGGACGACACCGAAACCACCCGTGCCCCGCGGGCCTGGCACAGCGCCGGCCACAGCCTTGCGGTGAGCTGGAAGTGGCCCAGGTGGTTGGTAGCGAACTGAGCTTCGAGGCCTCGTGCATCCCGTTGCAGTGGCGTGGCCATGATTCCGGCGCTATTGATCAGCAGGT
Proteins encoded:
- a CDS encoding oxidoreductase, producing the protein MTEKQIPVGSGFDACTTALQALAACDLLGKTVIVTGGYSGIGLETVRVLSSAGAQVIVPARDPQKAERNLSGIIGVEHTSLDLLDPASIDRFAENFLSSGRALDLLINSAGIMATPLQRDARGLEAQFATNHLGHFQLTARLWPALCQARGARVVSVSSLGHRLSPVHFDDPQFERRPYDKWLAYGQSKTANALFAVALDRRGIADGVRAFSVHPGEILTDLIRYLNKDDLAFVGALDDQGNIRRASHYKSPEQGAATSVWCAVSPQLEGLGGVYCEDCDVAAPSQDDSRRNGVRAWAVDPEQAERLWGLSQQLCSVSL